One Kribbella sp. NBC_00662 genomic region harbors:
- a CDS encoding ABC transporter transmembrane domain-containing protein codes for MSLRLIPFADPGVPDTRSGLRLIIWLEHQQLRGQALAVFWGLVYFGGIAAAPVAVGLAVQAAIDLSWPKLMLAGGLLLAFGAAKAGADSFFHRAVVTNWISTASRLQQLLMRKAAELGSLLTRRIAAGEVVAVSSGDVEKIGWFVEVLGRFAAALLTCFAVVIGLLFYEPQLGLVVAVAVPVLAFSIVPLMGPAERRADEQRAKGGRATELAADTVAGLRVLRGIGGEQLFLDRYREASQQYRSSAVRSARMWSLIAALQVLLFGLFLVVVVWMGVRMVTSGRISVGELVTTYGFITFMLVPLHTFEETASAFIFSKVSARRAARVLSLQRTDETMGTADAQLPQGDLLDPVTGLHVPAGSFTAVVAGDPDAGGLLADRLGGHSPTADGEASVLLGGVGLDDIPLQSARTVVLVQDKDPVLLSGTVRELFDVPASGAVSPETALDAAQCADILDVLRQTLPTGESDAMNAVLTERGRSLSGGQRQRVALARSLYVDPQVLVLDEPTSAVDAHTEARIADGLQLLRAGRTTVVFTSSPLMLDRAERVVFVPEGRVEAVGTHHELLHTSARYRAVVTREDEQTLEELA; via the coding sequence ATGTCTTTGCGCCTCATCCCGTTCGCCGACCCGGGTGTGCCGGACACCCGCTCCGGCCTCCGACTCATCATCTGGCTGGAGCACCAGCAGCTGCGCGGGCAGGCCCTCGCAGTGTTCTGGGGGCTTGTCTACTTCGGCGGCATCGCCGCCGCTCCGGTTGCCGTCGGTCTGGCCGTCCAGGCCGCGATCGACCTGTCCTGGCCCAAGCTGATGCTGGCCGGTGGGCTGCTGCTGGCGTTCGGCGCGGCCAAGGCCGGCGCCGACTCGTTCTTCCACCGCGCCGTGGTGACCAACTGGATCAGTACCGCGTCCCGCCTGCAGCAGCTGCTGATGCGCAAGGCGGCGGAGCTGGGCTCGCTGCTGACCCGCCGGATCGCCGCCGGTGAGGTCGTCGCCGTGAGCAGTGGCGACGTCGAGAAGATCGGCTGGTTCGTCGAGGTCCTGGGCCGATTCGCCGCCGCGCTGCTGACCTGCTTCGCGGTCGTCATCGGTCTGCTGTTCTACGAGCCGCAGCTCGGTCTGGTCGTCGCCGTCGCCGTGCCGGTGCTGGCGTTCTCGATCGTCCCGCTGATGGGCCCGGCCGAACGTCGTGCCGACGAGCAGCGGGCCAAGGGCGGCCGTGCCACCGAGCTGGCTGCCGACACCGTTGCCGGTCTGCGCGTACTGCGCGGCATCGGCGGTGAGCAGCTGTTCCTGGACCGCTATCGCGAGGCCTCACAGCAGTACCGGAGCAGCGCCGTCCGCAGTGCGCGGATGTGGTCGCTGATCGCGGCGCTGCAGGTGCTGCTGTTCGGACTGTTCCTGGTGGTCGTCGTCTGGATGGGCGTCCGGATGGTGACGTCCGGACGGATCTCGGTCGGCGAGCTCGTCACGACGTACGGGTTCATCACGTTCATGCTGGTGCCGCTGCACACGTTCGAGGAGACGGCGAGCGCGTTCATCTTCTCGAAGGTGTCGGCTCGTCGCGCCGCGCGGGTGCTGTCGCTGCAGCGGACCGACGAGACCATGGGCACCGCGGATGCGCAGCTGCCGCAGGGCGACCTGCTCGACCCGGTCACCGGTCTGCATGTCCCAGCCGGGAGCTTCACCGCGGTCGTCGCCGGCGACCCGGATGCCGGTGGTCTGCTGGCCGACCGGTTGGGCGGTCACAGCCCGACAGCTGACGGCGAGGCCTCGGTGCTGCTCGGCGGCGTCGGTCTCGACGACATCCCGCTGCAGTCCGCGCGGACCGTCGTACTGGTCCAGGACAAGGACCCGGTGCTGCTGTCCGGGACGGTGCGCGAGCTGTTCGACGTGCCGGCGAGTGGTGCGGTCTCTCCGGAGACGGCGCTGGACGCTGCGCAGTGCGCCGACATTCTCGACGTACTGCGGCAGACGCTGCCTACCGGTGAGTCAGACGCGATGAACGCAGTGCTGACTGAGCGCGGACGCTCCTTGTCCGGTGGTCAGCGTCAGCGTGTGGCGTTGGCTCGTTCGCTGTACGTCGACCCACAGGTGCTCGTGCTGGACGAGCCGACCAGTGCGGTGGATGCGCACACCGAGGCGCGTATCGCCGACGGTCTGCAGCTGCTGCGCGCCGGCCGGACCACCGTGGTGTTCACGTCCAGTCCGCTGATGCTGGACCGGGCGGAGCGCGTGGTGTTCGTGCCGGAAGGCCGCGTCGAGGCCGTCGGTACGCACCACGAGCTGCTGCACACGAGCGCGCGGTACCGCGCGGTCGTGACCCGTGAAGACGAACAAACTCTCGAGGAGTTGGCGTGA
- a CDS encoding ABC transporter ATP-binding protein — translation MKRPLYDPAAPQEVVRLPVAGSATVRAYLKSLFRRHRRAFGWLTLVNAVAALSGMVGPWLLGNVVEKLSQGKTDVKLPYVVTGFVIALIVQTIFVRLTRLRGAVMGEEMLADLREDFLVRSVGLPPGVLERAGTGDLLSRITTDIDRLSHAMRDAVPQLTIAVIWAGLLIGALVVTAPPLAVAVVIAAPILIIGGRWYFRRAPSGYRSEAAGYAAVASALAETVDAGRTVESHRLGDRRVKLGDTRIGQWVAWERYTLYLRMILFPVINMTHTVALAAVLVIGGGFAIQGWITVGALTTGALYIQMLVEPVNMMIRWYDELQVAQVSLARLVGVREVETAATDGDAEPDGRTVLADDVRFGYLEGRDVLHGVTLTVQPGARVALVGPSGAGKSTLGRLLAGIYSPRVGDITLGGAALDQMSAEQVRSHVALVNQEHHVFVGSVRDNLRLAKQDATDADLWAALRSVDADGWVAGFDDGLDTEVGSGGVSLTPAQAQQVALARLVLADPHTLVLDEATSLMDPRAARHLERSLATVLEGRTVVAIAHRLHTAHDADVIAVVEDGKIVELGGHDELVDAQGAYAALWNSWHGER, via the coding sequence GTGAAGCGCCCTCTGTACGACCCGGCGGCCCCACAGGAAGTAGTGCGGCTCCCGGTGGCAGGCAGCGCGACTGTGCGCGCCTACCTGAAATCACTGTTCCGCCGGCATCGCCGTGCGTTCGGCTGGCTGACGCTGGTCAACGCAGTGGCGGCGCTGAGCGGCATGGTCGGCCCATGGCTGCTCGGCAACGTCGTCGAGAAGCTCTCGCAGGGCAAGACCGACGTGAAGCTGCCGTACGTCGTGACCGGCTTCGTCATCGCACTGATCGTGCAGACGATCTTCGTCCGGCTCACGCGACTGCGCGGTGCGGTCATGGGCGAGGAGATGCTCGCGGACCTGCGCGAGGACTTCCTGGTCCGTTCGGTCGGGCTGCCGCCTGGCGTGCTGGAGCGCGCCGGCACCGGTGACCTGCTGTCCCGGATCACCACGGACATCGACCGGCTGTCGCACGCCATGCGCGACGCCGTACCGCAGCTGACGATCGCGGTCATCTGGGCCGGGCTGCTGATCGGTGCGCTCGTGGTCACCGCACCGCCGCTGGCCGTGGCAGTGGTGATCGCTGCGCCGATCCTGATCATCGGCGGCCGCTGGTACTTCCGGCGCGCTCCATCGGGCTACCGGTCGGAGGCAGCCGGGTACGCCGCGGTCGCGTCCGCGCTGGCCGAGACCGTCGACGCCGGCCGGACCGTCGAGTCGCACCGGCTCGGCGACCGCCGGGTCAAGCTCGGTGACACCCGGATCGGTCAGTGGGTCGCCTGGGAGCGGTACACGCTGTACCTGCGGATGATCCTGTTCCCGGTGATCAACATGACCCACACGGTCGCGTTGGCCGCAGTACTGGTGATCGGTGGCGGTTTCGCCATCCAGGGCTGGATCACTGTCGGCGCACTCACCACGGGTGCGCTCTACATCCAGATGCTGGTCGAGCCGGTCAACATGATGATCCGCTGGTACGACGAGCTGCAGGTGGCCCAGGTGTCACTGGCGCGGCTGGTCGGCGTCCGTGAGGTCGAGACCGCTGCGACCGATGGCGATGCCGAGCCGGACGGCCGGACTGTGCTGGCGGACGACGTGCGGTTCGGGTACCTCGAGGGCCGCGACGTGCTGCACGGCGTGACGCTGACGGTCCAGCCGGGTGCTCGTGTGGCACTAGTAGGGCCTTCCGGTGCAGGGAAGTCGACCCTCGGTCGGCTGCTGGCCGGCATCTACTCGCCACGCGTCGGTGACATCACCTTGGGTGGTGCGGCGCTGGACCAGATGTCTGCCGAGCAGGTCCGCAGCCACGTGGCCCTGGTCAACCAGGAGCACCACGTATTCGTGGGCAGCGTCCGCGACAACCTGCGGTTGGCCAAGCAGGACGCGACGGACGCCGACCTGTGGGCGGCACTGCGGTCGGTGGACGCCGACGGCTGGGTCGCCGGGTTCGACGACGGCCTGGACACCGAGGTGGGCTCTGGTGGGGTCTCGCTGACGCCTGCCCAGGCGCAGCAGGTCGCATTGGCCCGCTTGGTGCTCGCAGACCCGCACACGCTGGTCCTGGACGAGGCGACCTCCTTGATGGACCCGCGCGCGGCCCGGCACCTGGAGCGGTCCTTGGCGACCGTTCTGGAAGGCAGGACCGTGGTGGCGATCGCGCACCGGCTGCACACCGCGCACGATGCGGATGTGATCGCGGTCGTCGAGGACGGCAAGATCGTCGAGCTCGGCGGCCACGACGAGTTGGTCGATGCCCAGGGCGCGTATGCGGCGCTCTGGAACTCCTGGCACGGCGAACGCTGA
- a CDS encoding GTP pyrophosphokinase family protein, with product MVEWAPQAGALYERVHQQYVGGARKLEALINELIGEEEGINYLTATARAKDPESFLAKAAKPHPDDPSRPKYDDPLNQITDLVAARVITFLVEAVDRVCEVIEEEFEIVEHTDMGAHTRAQGVFGYASKHYLVRLNAHRRELPEYAVLKNLVMEIQVRTAVQHAWAEFEHDIRYKLDIPPDRKPEFDRRFLLAAALMELADNEFTEIDRLYRELAATASDKAPLDLTTGTLTTYLTRRYPDAPHAKTTHYAWILGVLLRLGVSTEEQLTELLTGIDSEAVQSAMTHRAPAGTVRRLDDDLLAAKGSAYLDLFPDEERRQKILRGRLKALTRAGIIQS from the coding sequence ATGGTGGAGTGGGCTCCGCAGGCGGGGGCGTTGTACGAGCGGGTGCACCAGCAGTACGTCGGTGGCGCGCGCAAGCTCGAGGCACTCATCAACGAGCTGATCGGCGAAGAAGAGGGCATCAACTACCTGACCGCGACCGCCCGCGCCAAGGACCCCGAGTCGTTCCTCGCGAAGGCGGCGAAACCGCATCCCGATGACCCCAGCAGACCGAAGTACGACGACCCGCTGAACCAGATCACCGACCTGGTGGCGGCGCGGGTGATCACGTTCCTGGTCGAGGCGGTGGACCGGGTGTGTGAGGTGATCGAGGAAGAGTTCGAGATCGTCGAGCACACCGACATGGGCGCGCACACCCGCGCGCAGGGCGTGTTCGGGTACGCCAGCAAGCACTATCTGGTCCGGTTGAACGCGCACCGACGAGAGCTGCCGGAGTACGCCGTACTCAAGAACCTGGTGATGGAGATCCAGGTCCGTACGGCGGTCCAGCACGCGTGGGCCGAGTTCGAGCACGACATCCGCTACAAGCTGGACATCCCGCCGGACCGCAAGCCGGAGTTCGACCGGCGGTTCCTGCTCGCCGCGGCGTTGATGGAGTTGGCCGACAACGAGTTCACCGAGATCGACCGCCTCTACCGCGAGCTGGCAGCGACCGCGTCGGACAAGGCCCCGCTGGACCTGACCACCGGCACGCTGACGACATACCTGACCCGCCGCTACCCGGACGCGCCGCACGCCAAGACCACCCACTACGCGTGGATCCTCGGCGTCCTGCTCCGGCTGGGCGTCAGCACCGAGGAACAGCTCACCGAACTACTGACGGGCATCGACAGCGAAGCAGTCCAGTCCGCGATGACCCACAGGGCGCCTGCCGGCACGGTACGACGGTTGGACGACGACCTGCTCGCGGCCAAGGGCTCCGCCTACCTCGACCTGTTCCCCGACGAGGAGCGCCGCCAGAAGATCCTCCGCGGCCGCCTCAAGGCTCTGACCCGCGCCGGCATCATCCAGTCTTGA
- a CDS encoding alpha/beta fold hydrolase translates to MLLTTLFSLPTTMALDVDDEGRMLVLYDGTGTRQVNEVAPDGAWRALTDLGDTCRGARFVPGSSHVIIEHDTGGDERGQLSMLDLDEPGLPTLTPLVHDSEYIHHLVDARAERVLYTTNRRNGVDFDLVARDLATGRETVLYDEGGWVMGVNPSPDDKWVVLAKASTPANSMQLLLVETSSRTITELTPEDAHNDQGAVAWLPDSSAFLVSTNADRDRMALRRYDVVDAAWSDVLVDDARDLAGWPSPDGEHLLVAVLEDGEVSLALHRLEDGSLVAPLDLPAGGVAALSMATPDPIWSSDGSFAAITYNSPITPPTVYRFVPGGELTAVRPVEVPVEVQHPESLRVPSFDGEQVPVFVFRPTAEDLGSTVVHVHGGPEGAALRIWSPIISSLAGEGHTVVVPNVRGSAGYGKRWYTLDDRQLRLDSVKDLAAINAWLPTIGGDPKRAALWGGSYGGYMVLAGVAFQPDLWAAGVDIVGIASLVTFLENTSDYRRSMREREYGYLATDREFLESASPLSRVDDIRAPLFVIHGANDPRVPLSEAEQITDALTKRGVPCQLLVYPDEGHGLAKLKNRLDAYPQAFSFLREHLG, encoded by the coding sequence GTGCTGCTGACGACACTGTTCTCCTTGCCCACCACGATGGCCCTCGATGTGGATGACGAGGGCCGGATGCTCGTGCTGTACGACGGCACCGGCACCCGCCAGGTCAACGAAGTCGCCCCGGACGGGGCCTGGCGTGCCCTCACCGATCTCGGCGACACCTGCCGCGGCGCCCGGTTCGTGCCCGGCAGCAGCCACGTGATCATCGAGCACGACACCGGCGGCGACGAGCGCGGCCAGCTCTCCATGCTCGATCTCGACGAGCCCGGCCTGCCGACACTGACCCCGCTGGTGCACGACTCGGAGTACATCCATCACCTGGTCGACGCGCGGGCCGAGCGGGTGCTCTACACCACGAACCGCCGCAACGGCGTCGACTTCGATCTGGTCGCGCGCGACCTCGCCACCGGTCGCGAGACCGTCCTGTACGACGAGGGCGGCTGGGTGATGGGCGTCAACCCGTCCCCCGACGACAAGTGGGTCGTCCTCGCCAAGGCGAGCACCCCGGCGAATTCGATGCAGCTGCTGCTGGTCGAGACGTCGAGCCGGACGATCACCGAGCTCACCCCGGAGGACGCGCACAACGACCAGGGTGCCGTCGCCTGGCTCCCGGACTCGTCGGCGTTCCTCGTGTCGACGAACGCGGACCGCGATCGCATGGCCCTGCGCCGGTACGACGTGGTCGACGCGGCGTGGAGCGACGTACTCGTCGATGACGCTCGCGATCTGGCCGGCTGGCCTTCACCGGACGGCGAGCACCTGCTGGTCGCCGTGCTGGAAGACGGGGAGGTGTCGCTGGCGCTGCACCGGCTGGAGGACGGCTCGCTCGTCGCGCCGCTAGACCTGCCCGCCGGTGGTGTCGCGGCGTTGTCGATGGCGACACCGGATCCGATCTGGTCGTCCGACGGTTCGTTCGCGGCGATCACCTACAACTCGCCGATCACTCCGCCAACTGTGTACCGGTTTGTCCCGGGCGGTGAGCTGACCGCAGTCCGACCGGTGGAGGTGCCTGTCGAGGTGCAGCATCCGGAGAGTCTGCGGGTGCCGTCGTTCGACGGGGAGCAGGTGCCGGTGTTCGTGTTCCGGCCGACCGCTGAGGACCTCGGCTCCACGGTGGTCCACGTGCACGGCGGTCCGGAGGGCGCGGCGCTGCGGATCTGGAGCCCGATCATCTCGTCACTCGCCGGCGAGGGGCACACGGTCGTCGTACCGAACGTCCGCGGCTCGGCCGGGTACGGCAAGCGCTGGTACACGCTCGACGACCGGCAGCTGCGGCTGGACTCGGTGAAGGACCTGGCCGCGATCAACGCCTGGCTGCCGACGATCGGCGGCGACCCGAAGCGGGCCGCGCTGTGGGGCGGTTCGTACGGCGGGTACATGGTCCTGGCCGGCGTCGCGTTCCAGCCGGACCTGTGGGCAGCCGGCGTCGACATCGTCGGAATCGCTTCGCTGGTGACGTTCCTGGAGAACACCTCGGACTACCGGCGATCCATGCGCGAGCGCGAGTACGGCTACCTGGCAACGGATCGCGAGTTCCTGGAGTCGGCCAGCCCGCTCAGCCGGGTCGACGACATCCGGGCGCCGCTGTTCGTCATCCACGGCGCGAACGACCCGCGCGTGCCGTTGTCAGAAGCCGAGCAGATCACCGACGCCCTGACGAAGCGCGGCGTACCGTGCCAACTGCTCGTGTACCCCGACGAGGGCCACGGTCTCGCCAAGCTCAAGAACCGCCTCGACGCCTACCCACAAGCCTTCAGCTTCCTGCGAGAGCACCTGGGGTGA
- a CDS encoding MFS transporter encodes MEELTRGRRLLVLAICCSSLFIVGLDSTIVNLALPAIRSEFGAPVAKLQWTIDAYTLVLASLLMVSGSTADRVGRRRTFQAGLVLFGIGSLLCGFASSIDLLIAFRVLQAVGGSMLNPVAMSIITNTFTNPRERAQAIGVWGGVVGLSMAVGPVVGGALVDAAGWRFIFWINVPVTVAAVLMTAFFVPESRAAVPRRMDPVGQVLVVLLLGGLTYGIIEGRTAGWGSPLIIGCFVVCVAAAVTLVYYERRRDQPLLEPRFFRSAPFSGATLIAVCGFSALSGFLFLNSLYLQSARGFTALHAGLLTLPMAAMTVVFAPISGWLVGHRGPRVPLVVAGTMLTAAGLILSRLGTTTSTAQLLIGYLVFGLGFGMLNAPITNAAVSGMPRSQAGVAAAIASTSRQVGASLGVAIAGTVLTARLVGPLETGFVDAARLCWYIIAGCGVLVLVLGLITTSAWARRTADALVKTG; translated from the coding sequence GTGGAGGAGCTGACGCGGGGGCGGCGGCTGCTGGTGCTGGCGATCTGCTGTTCCAGCCTGTTCATCGTCGGCCTGGACTCGACGATCGTGAACCTGGCGCTGCCGGCGATCCGGTCCGAGTTCGGGGCGCCCGTCGCGAAGCTCCAGTGGACGATCGACGCGTACACGCTGGTGCTGGCGAGCCTGCTGATGGTGTCGGGTTCGACCGCGGACCGGGTCGGGCGGCGGCGGACGTTCCAGGCCGGTCTGGTGCTGTTCGGGATCGGGTCGTTGCTGTGCGGGTTCGCGTCGAGCATCGACCTGCTGATCGCGTTCCGGGTGCTGCAGGCCGTCGGCGGCTCGATGCTGAACCCGGTGGCGATGTCGATCATCACCAACACGTTCACCAACCCGCGCGAGCGGGCGCAGGCGATCGGTGTCTGGGGCGGCGTGGTCGGGTTGAGCATGGCGGTCGGGCCGGTCGTCGGCGGTGCACTGGTCGATGCGGCCGGGTGGCGGTTCATCTTCTGGATCAACGTGCCGGTGACGGTGGCCGCCGTACTGATGACGGCGTTCTTCGTGCCGGAGTCGCGGGCCGCCGTACCGCGACGGATGGATCCGGTCGGGCAGGTGCTCGTCGTACTGCTGCTCGGTGGCCTGACGTACGGCATCATCGAGGGCCGTACGGCGGGATGGGGTTCGCCGCTGATCATCGGGTGCTTCGTGGTGTGCGTGGCGGCCGCGGTGACGCTGGTGTATTACGAACGCCGCCGGGACCAGCCGCTGCTGGAGCCGCGGTTCTTCCGGAGCGCGCCGTTCTCGGGGGCCACGCTGATCGCGGTGTGCGGGTTCTCGGCGCTCTCGGGGTTCCTGTTCCTCAACTCGCTCTATCTGCAGTCAGCACGTGGTTTCACCGCGCTGCATGCCGGATTGCTGACGCTGCCGATGGCGGCGATGACTGTGGTGTTCGCACCGATCTCTGGCTGGTTGGTCGGTCACCGTGGTCCGCGCGTACCGCTGGTGGTCGCCGGGACCATGCTGACGGCGGCCGGCCTGATCCTGTCGCGGCTGGGAACCACGACCTCCACTGCGCAGTTGCTGATCGGCTATCTGGTCTTCGGACTCGGTTTCGGCATGCTGAACGCGCCGATCACCAACGCAGCGGTCTCTGGCATGCCACGCTCCCAGGCCGGTGTCGCAGCAGCCATTGCGTCGACCAGTCGCCAGGTGGGCGCCTCACTGGGCGTCGCGATAGCCGGCACCGTTCTCACTGCCCGTCTGGTCGGCCCACTCGAGACCGGCTTCGTCGATGCCGCCCGGCTCTGCTGGTACATCATCGCGGGCTGCGGCGTACTCGTCCTGGTCCTCGGCCTGATCACAACCAGCGCATGGGCTCGACGTACCGCGGACGCTCTCGTCAAGACTGGATGA
- a CDS encoding LD-carboxypeptidase, translating into MTDVVVPQRLRSGDRVAVVAPSGRVDGARLQIGLEHLRSWGLEVDVMPSVLAGHERFQYLAADDKARAEDLRNAWLDPQYAAVFCARGGYGVQRMLEYVDFDELVAVPKWFLGFSDITALHEPLNARGLVTLHGPMAAAVEQLGNEAGRERLRALLFEPESVTDLLAPGGARTVVGGIASGRLCGGNLALLASSLGTPTYAPPVGVVVLEEVDEAGYRVDRMLTQLLRAGWFDQVTGLVIGDFSGVQDPLDVVHERLEPLGVPMVEGAAIGHEALNLAVPLGLPVRLDATAATLTPGALAGS; encoded by the coding sequence GTGACTGACGTGGTGGTGCCGCAGCGACTGCGGAGTGGTGACCGGGTTGCTGTGGTGGCGCCGTCGGGGCGGGTGGACGGCGCACGCCTTCAGATCGGGCTGGAGCACCTCAGGTCGTGGGGTCTCGAGGTCGACGTGATGCCGTCGGTGCTGGCCGGGCACGAGCGGTTCCAGTATCTGGCCGCGGACGACAAGGCGCGCGCCGAGGACCTGCGGAACGCGTGGCTCGATCCGCAGTACGCCGCGGTGTTCTGCGCGCGTGGTGGGTACGGCGTGCAGCGGATGCTCGAGTACGTCGACTTCGACGAGCTGGTCGCCGTACCGAAGTGGTTCCTCGGCTTCAGCGACATCACCGCACTGCACGAGCCGTTGAACGCGCGTGGTCTGGTGACGCTGCACGGTCCGATGGCTGCTGCTGTGGAACAGCTGGGGAACGAGGCGGGCCGCGAGCGGCTGCGGGCGCTGCTGTTCGAGCCGGAGAGTGTGACTGATCTGCTGGCGCCGGGCGGCGCACGCACTGTGGTCGGTGGGATCGCGTCAGGCCGGCTGTGTGGTGGCAACCTTGCGCTGCTCGCATCCAGCCTCGGTACGCCGACCTATGCACCGCCGGTCGGTGTCGTCGTGCTGGAGGAGGTCGACGAGGCCGGCTACCGAGTCGACCGGATGCTTACGCAGTTGTTGCGCGCCGGGTGGTTCGATCAGGTGACAGGGCTCGTGATCGGCGATTTCAGTGGCGTCCAGGACCCGCTTGATGTAGTCCACGAGCGACTCGAGCCTCTCGGCGTACCGATGGTGGAGGGTGCGGCGATCGGCCACGAGGCGCTGAACCTCGCCGTACCGCTTGGGTTGCCGGTCCGGCTGGACGCGACCGCCGCCACTCTCACCCCAGGTGCTCTCGCAGGAAGCTGA
- a CDS encoding ATP-binding protein: protein MDPIRNPYAPGAGQRPPELAGRDIEVRQFEVVLERVAAGRPERSLVLSGLRGVGKTVLLNTLRSQAIKRAWGTGKIEARPEQSIRLPIAQALHTAMRELGHRHRDDERVDQFSAVLKAFALRTGAEDRKGIRWHPPVDVAAAKGRADSGDLEMDLIELFTDAADLAGDLSVGVGLFIDEMQDISPDDLSALCAACHEISQQSAPLVVVGAGLPHLPAVLSASKSYSERLFRYVRVDRLARDACDRALMVPAESEGVQYDEEALDELYAQTDGYPYFVQAFAHSTWDHAPTSPITIKDVAVAAPEASAELTVGFFGSRYERATPAEREYMRAMAELGIGVDDGSVPTAEVASTLNRKPQSLSPARDGLIKKGLVFSAERGTVAFTVPHFGKFLRTRTA from the coding sequence ATGGATCCGATCCGGAATCCCTATGCGCCCGGCGCCGGTCAGCGGCCGCCTGAGCTGGCCGGACGCGACATCGAGGTGCGGCAGTTCGAGGTGGTCCTCGAGCGGGTCGCGGCAGGCAGACCGGAGCGGAGCCTGGTGCTCAGCGGACTCCGGGGCGTGGGCAAGACGGTGCTGCTCAACACGTTGCGTTCGCAGGCGATCAAGCGGGCGTGGGGCACCGGGAAGATCGAGGCACGGCCGGAGCAGAGCATCCGGTTGCCGATCGCGCAGGCGCTGCACACGGCGATGCGGGAGCTGGGGCATCGGCACCGCGACGACGAGCGGGTCGACCAGTTCAGCGCCGTACTGAAGGCGTTTGCGTTGCGGACCGGGGCGGAGGACCGGAAGGGGATCCGGTGGCACCCGCCGGTGGACGTGGCTGCGGCGAAGGGGCGGGCCGACTCCGGGGATCTGGAGATGGATCTGATCGAGCTCTTCACCGACGCTGCTGATCTGGCTGGTGATCTGTCGGTCGGGGTCGGGCTGTTCATCGACGAGATGCAGGACATCAGCCCGGACGACCTGTCCGCGCTGTGCGCCGCTTGTCACGAGATCTCGCAGCAGAGCGCGCCGTTGGTTGTTGTGGGTGCCGGGCTGCCGCACCTGCCCGCCGTACTCTCGGCCAGCAAGTCGTACTCGGAGCGGCTGTTCCGGTATGTGCGTGTCGACCGGTTGGCGCGTGATGCGTGCGATCGGGCGCTGATGGTGCCGGCGGAGAGCGAAGGCGTGCAGTACGACGAGGAGGCGCTCGACGAGCTGTACGCACAGACCGACGGCTATCCGTACTTCGTCCAGGCGTTCGCGCACTCGACGTGGGACCACGCGCCCACGTCGCCGATCACCATCAAGGACGTCGCTGTTGCGGCTCCCGAGGCGTCGGCCGAGCTGACGGTCGGCTTCTTCGGCTCCCGCTACGAGCGCGCTACGCCGGCGGAACGCGAGTACATGCGAGCCATGGCCGAGCTGGGCATCGGAGTAGACGACGGCTCCGTCCCCACCGCCGAGGTAGCCAGCACCCTCAACCGCAAGCCCCAATCCCTCTCCCCAGCCCGAGACGGCCTGATCAAAAAAGGCCTCGTCTTCTCCGCCGAACGCGGCACCGTAGCCTTCACCGTCCCCCACTTCGGAAAGTTCCTCCGCACCCGAACCGCCTGA
- a CDS encoding DUF3152 domain-containing protein produces MTTRRSGQRAGTRGRHSRRKSYKGQWFTVTALAVLGTVVVAHPDVAHRASLAAEVVAGANEAVSAEPVVETPSVTPKPVVTPTQKFTTPLRPAPTLTRKPKNAKPNVLVSTGKLAVVPGFNKASGVRDKLTYRVEIEQGLSVNGAAVAAAIHKTLTDPRGWQALHPVSFERTDKVDADLRIILATPTLTDKLCLPLDTGGEVSCRVEDRVVLNAKRWLYGIPAYNGNVELYRSYLVNHEVGHALGHGHSTCTRPKTPAPVMMQQTKGLAGCLPNAWPTIKAT; encoded by the coding sequence ATGACCACCCGGCGGAGCGGCCAGCGTGCGGGCACGCGTGGGCGGCATAGTCGGCGGAAGTCTTACAAGGGGCAGTGGTTTACCGTCACCGCGCTTGCGGTGCTGGGGACTGTGGTGGTGGCGCATCCGGATGTCGCGCATCGGGCCAGCTTGGCGGCTGAGGTGGTTGCGGGGGCCAATGAGGCCGTGAGTGCGGAGCCGGTGGTGGAGACGCCGAGCGTGACGCCTAAGCCGGTGGTGACGCCGACGCAGAAGTTCACCACCCCGTTGCGTCCGGCACCGACCCTGACGCGGAAGCCGAAGAACGCGAAGCCGAACGTGCTGGTGTCGACCGGGAAGCTCGCGGTCGTGCCTGGGTTCAACAAGGCGAGTGGGGTGCGTGACAAGCTCACCTACCGCGTGGAGATCGAGCAGGGGCTGTCGGTCAACGGAGCGGCCGTCGCCGCGGCGATTCACAAGACGCTGACGGACCCGCGTGGGTGGCAGGCGCTGCATCCGGTGAGCTTCGAGCGGACCGACAAGGTGGACGCCGATCTCCGGATCATCCTCGCGACGCCGACGCTGACCGACAAGCTCTGCCTGCCGCTCGACACCGGCGGTGAGGTGTCCTGCCGGGTCGAGGACCGCGTCGTGCTCAACGCGAAGCGGTGGCTGTACGGCATCCCGGCGTACAACGGGAACGTCGAGCTGTACCGCAGCTACCTGGTCAACCATGAGGTCGGTCACGCGCTCGGGCACGGGCACTCGACCTGCACCAGGCCGAAGACCCCCGCGCCGGTCATGATGCAGCAGACCAAGGGCCTGGCCGGCTGTCTGCCCAACGCCTGGCCCACGATCAAGGCAACCTGA